In Agrobacterium sp. RAC06, a single window of DNA contains:
- a CDS encoding glutathione S-transferase family protein — translation MGRLVDGVWQDVWYDTKSTSGHFKRADSSFRNWVTADGSAGPSGKGGFKAEAGRYHLYVSYACPWAHRTLIFRALKGLEDLISVSVVDPLMLSNGWEFHDRDGATPDHLFGSNFLWQVYVKADPTFSGRVTVPVLWDKHQNTIVSNESSEIIRMLNSAFDGLTGSGLDMHPEDLHSEIDEVNARIYDTVNNGVYKAGFATTQEAYESAVYPLFETLDWLEKRLTDQRYLFGSGMTEADWRLFTTLVRFDPVYVGHFKCNIRRIADYPALSAYLRDLYQTPGVAETVEMRHIKHHYYRSHTMINPTGVVPVGPDEDLMAPHGREKLGV, via the coding sequence ATGGGTAGACTGGTGGATGGCGTCTGGCAGGACGTCTGGTACGACACGAAATCGACCTCGGGGCACTTCAAGAGGGCTGACTCGAGCTTCCGCAACTGGGTGACCGCAGACGGCTCCGCCGGCCCTTCCGGCAAGGGCGGTTTCAAGGCAGAGGCAGGTCGCTACCACCTCTACGTCTCCTATGCCTGCCCCTGGGCGCATCGCACCCTGATCTTCCGCGCCCTGAAGGGCCTCGAAGACCTGATCTCGGTTTCCGTGGTCGATCCGCTGATGCTGTCGAACGGCTGGGAATTCCACGACCGCGACGGCGCCACGCCGGATCATCTCTTCGGCTCGAATTTCCTCTGGCAGGTTTATGTCAAAGCCGACCCGACCTTCTCGGGCCGCGTGACCGTACCGGTCCTCTGGGACAAGCATCAGAACACTATCGTCTCGAACGAGAGCTCCGAGATCATCCGCATGTTGAATTCGGCCTTCGACGGCCTGACCGGCTCGGGCCTCGACATGCACCCCGAAGATCTCCATTCCGAGATCGACGAGGTGAACGCCCGCATTTACGACACGGTCAATAACGGCGTCTACAAAGCCGGTTTCGCCACAACCCAGGAAGCCTATGAAAGCGCCGTCTATCCGCTCTTCGAGACACTCGATTGGCTGGAGAAGCGACTGACCGATCAGCGCTACCTCTTCGGTAGCGGCATGACGGAAGCAGACTGGCGTCTGTTCACCACGCTGGTGCGCTTCGACCCCGTCTATGTCGGCCACTTCAAGTGCAACATCCGCCGCATCGCCGATTATCCTGCCCTGTCGGCCTATCTGCGCGACCTCTACCAGACGCCGGGCGTGGCCGAGACGGTCGAGATGCGCCACATCAAGCATCACTATTACCGCAGCCACACCATGATCAATCCGACCGGGGTCGTGCCGGTTGGCCCTGATGAGGACCTGATGGCGCCGCACGGTCGAGAAAAGCTCGGCGTCTGA
- a CDS encoding GNAT family N-acetyltransferase: MHPIPTFTTGRLVLRAMRKEDWPSYKQLMASERAQFMGGPFLDAAAWGMFCSDHAQWDLFGCGALMIDETTTGACVGQVGINAGPLFPEFELGWFVYPQFEGRGYAHEAAEALLHWAREVRQLPSLVSYVDPDNVRSAGLATRLGAELDQRAARPSPGDLVYRHYPKQPE; the protein is encoded by the coding sequence ATGCATCCGATACCGACATTCACAACAGGTCGCCTCGTTCTACGCGCCATGCGCAAGGAGGACTGGCCTTCGTACAAGCAGCTGATGGCGTCGGAACGGGCGCAATTCATGGGTGGCCCTTTCCTGGATGCTGCAGCCTGGGGCATGTTCTGCAGCGACCATGCGCAATGGGATCTGTTTGGTTGCGGGGCGCTGATGATCGATGAAACAACGACCGGTGCCTGTGTGGGACAGGTGGGGATCAATGCGGGGCCGCTGTTCCCGGAGTTCGAGTTGGGATGGTTCGTATATCCTCAATTTGAAGGCAGGGGCTATGCCCATGAGGCGGCTGAAGCGCTGCTCCATTGGGCGAGAGAAGTGCGGCAGTTGCCGAGCCTCGTCAGCTATGTCGATCCTGACAATGTCAGATCTGCCGGCCTCGCCACACGGCTTGGTGCCGAGCTGGACCAGCGAGCGGCACGGCCGTCGCCGGGCGATCTGGTATACCGTCACTATCCAAAGCAGCCGGAATAG
- a CDS encoding metallophosphoesterase family protein produces the protein MFKLAHISDVHLGPLPNLTIRELASKRITGYVNWHRNRRKHLFPNALEMVLESLRTENPDHLAITGDLVNLASKLEVKLVSEWLKEAGAPLDTSVVPGNHDAYVPGAHERVVQAWYDYMRGDDDPLIFQDDHKLFPYIRRRGPVALIGCSTSIATPPFSAQGYFSGRQARETAALLKAAGEEGLFRVVMIHHPPIRGAAPQHKRMIGIRRFAAAIRTGGAELVLHGHTHLNTLYWLTDREKNVPVVGIASASQGPGAKKPAAGYNLFSIDGEAGNWQLDWQRYKIESEDAPLKLDHSERLLG, from the coding sequence ATGTTCAAGCTCGCCCACATCTCCGACGTGCATCTCGGCCCGCTGCCGAACCTGACGATCCGGGAACTGGCCTCTAAGCGGATTACGGGCTATGTGAACTGGCATCGCAACCGCCGCAAGCACCTTTTCCCCAATGCGCTGGAAATGGTCCTGGAGTCGCTTCGTACCGAAAACCCGGATCACCTTGCCATAACGGGCGACCTCGTGAACCTCGCCTCAAAGCTTGAGGTCAAGCTCGTTTCCGAATGGCTGAAGGAAGCTGGTGCACCGCTCGATACATCCGTTGTGCCGGGAAATCACGACGCCTATGTGCCTGGCGCCCACGAGCGCGTCGTGCAGGCCTGGTACGACTACATGCGCGGCGACGACGATCCGCTGATTTTCCAGGACGATCACAAACTCTTCCCCTATATCCGCCGCCGTGGCCCGGTCGCGCTGATCGGCTGCTCGACCTCCATCGCCACCCCACCCTTCTCCGCCCAGGGCTATTTCAGCGGTCGCCAGGCCCGCGAGACCGCAGCACTTCTAAAGGCCGCCGGCGAGGAAGGTCTTTTCCGCGTGGTGATGATCCACCATCCGCCGATCCGGGGAGCGGCTCCCCAGCACAAGCGGATGATCGGCATCCGCCGTTTCGCCGCCGCGATCCGCACCGGCGGCGCCGAACTCGTGCTGCACGGCCACACCCATCTCAACACGCTCTACTGGCTGACGGACCGCGAAAAGAACGTCCCCGTCGTCGGCATCGCCTCGGCAAGCCAGGGACCAGGCGCTAAGAAACCCGCTGCCGGCTACAATCTCTTCTCGATCGATGGCGAAGCCGGAAACTGGCAACTCGACTGGCAGCGCTACAAGATCGAAAGCGAAGATGCCCCGCTCAAGCTCGATCACAGCGAACGGCTGCTCGGTTGA
- a CDS encoding GNAT family N-acetyltransferase produces MFHSGLVYLTEDASHDAVIELINEEAFGPGRHTRAAARIREQGPHDRSLSFICTDNGETIASVRMTPVLAGAVQGHLLGPLAVRPSHKNRGIGRELVRIAIEAARRKGSEGVILIGDPPYYMPLGFEKVAYQALDFPGPVDPNRVLVVPLVGDVHDRLKGVIAWRDASPVEAADAADGSKRYASA; encoded by the coding sequence ATGTTTCACTCCGGCCTTGTCTACCTCACCGAGGATGCGTCGCACGACGCTGTCATCGAACTCATCAACGAAGAAGCTTTCGGTCCCGGCCGGCACACCCGTGCGGCAGCGCGAATCCGCGAGCAGGGCCCACATGACCGGTCACTTTCCTTCATCTGCACCGACAATGGTGAGACGATTGCCTCGGTGCGCATGACGCCAGTGCTGGCCGGCGCCGTTCAAGGGCATCTGCTCGGACCGCTTGCTGTCCGCCCATCCCACAAGAACCGGGGGATTGGCCGCGAACTTGTGCGGATCGCGATCGAGGCGGCGCGTCGGAAGGGCTCGGAAGGTGTCATCCTGATCGGTGATCCGCCCTATTACATGCCGCTCGGCTTCGAGAAGGTCGCCTACCAGGCGCTCGACTTTCCCGGTCCCGTCGATCCGAACCGGGTGCTGGTCGTGCCTTTGGTGGGCGACGTGCATGACCGTTTGAAGGGTGTGATCGCCTGGCGGGACGCAAGTCCCGTCGAGGCCGCGGATGCGGCCGACGGTTCGAAACGCTACGCCTCCGCCTGA
- a CDS encoding AI-2E family transporter — protein sequence MRVLSLGVLAAALILFLVLLPATLLMIFAGLLLAVFFRAGGLWIARHLSLRPAWGVAIFLLLIVGGFTIGGTVAAPAVSTQIDELWRQLPEAAQSLAERIEQYAWGRELLDRMEQTDLWSGAFGGAATQALGSAFGYLGNSVLLLFIALYGAFDPGTYRRGFLRLFAPSLRPEAGNVIDESIATLQSWLSAQLISMSVVGILTGLGLWLIGIPLALALGLIAGLLAFIPNVGPILAAIPGLLLAVPDGTNAVLMVLAVYMFVQTLESYVVTPIVQKQKVSLPPVLVISSQLVFGTLFGLIGLAMATPLTALLMQLVNRVYIRACLEREVESVHPMRERPCLPWEQSPRQAEA from the coding sequence ATGCGCGTCCTGTCACTCGGCGTCCTCGCAGCGGCGCTCATCCTTTTCCTGGTTCTTTTGCCCGCAACGCTGCTGATGATCTTTGCCGGGCTCCTGCTCGCCGTATTCTTTCGGGCTGGAGGGCTCTGGATTGCCCGGCATCTGTCGCTGCGCCCGGCATGGGGTGTGGCGATCTTCCTCCTGCTGATCGTCGGCGGCTTTACAATTGGCGGCACGGTCGCAGCGCCCGCCGTATCGACGCAGATCGACGAGCTGTGGCGACAGCTCCCCGAAGCGGCACAGAGCCTTGCCGAGCGCATCGAGCAATATGCCTGGGGCCGCGAACTCCTCGATCGCATGGAGCAGACCGATCTCTGGTCCGGCGCGTTCGGCGGCGCCGCCACGCAGGCGCTTGGTTCCGCATTCGGCTATCTCGGCAACAGTGTCCTGCTGCTCTTTATCGCGCTCTATGGCGCGTTCGATCCCGGCACCTACAGAAGAGGCTTTCTGCGCCTGTTTGCGCCGTCGCTCCGTCCTGAGGCCGGCAACGTGATCGACGAGAGCATCGCGACGCTGCAGAGCTGGTTGTCGGCACAGTTGATATCGATGTCCGTCGTCGGCATTCTGACCGGTCTCGGTCTCTGGCTGATCGGCATACCGCTCGCCTTGGCGCTTGGCCTCATCGCCGGCTTGCTCGCCTTCATCCCGAATGTCGGCCCCATCCTCGCCGCGATCCCAGGCTTGCTGCTCGCCGTACCCGATGGGACAAATGCGGTGCTGATGGTGCTTGCCGTCTATATGTTCGTCCAGACACTGGAGAGTTACGTCGTCACGCCGATCGTGCAGAAGCAGAAAGTGTCTCTTCCTCCCGTCCTGGTGATCTCGTCGCAACTTGTCTTCGGAACGCTCTTCGGCCTGATTGGGCTCGCCATGGCAACACCGCTCACTGCCTTGCTGATGCAACTGGTGAACCGGGTCTACATTCGTGCCTGTCTCGAACGTGAGGTTGAAAGCGTCCACCCGATGCGCGAACGGCCGTGCCTTCCCTGGGAGCAGTCGCCGCGTCAGGCGGAGGCGTAG
- a CDS encoding NUDIX domain-containing protein produces MTPAGGAGTGADSERLGWPKRFLVRLLHVYFAINRGMTLGVRAACFDEAGRIFLVRHTYVPGWHMPGGGVERGETAIEALLKEMREEGNLEPVDAPALFHVYFNARISRRDHVLLYRVNVRQTMVRPADREIAEAGFFHFDALPEGVTQATRRRIAELRGEISPGHHW; encoded by the coding sequence ATGACGCCAGCGGGTGGTGCCGGGACGGGTGCCGATAGCGAAAGGCTCGGATGGCCGAAGAGGTTCCTTGTTCGCCTTCTGCATGTCTATTTCGCCATCAATCGTGGCATGACGCTTGGTGTTCGTGCCGCCTGTTTCGACGAGGCGGGGCGGATCTTCCTGGTCCGCCACACCTATGTGCCCGGTTGGCATATGCCGGGCGGCGGGGTGGAGCGCGGCGAGACGGCGATCGAAGCGCTTTTGAAGGAAATGCGGGAGGAGGGTAATCTTGAACCCGTCGATGCTCCCGCACTCTTCCATGTCTACTTCAATGCCCGGATCAGCCGGCGTGACCATGTCTTGCTTTACCGTGTCAACGTGCGGCAGACGATGGTCCGCCCCGCAGACCGGGAGATTGCCGAGGCTGGCTTCTTCCACTTCGACGCTCTGCCGGAGGGCGTGACCCAGGCGACACGGCGTCGGATCGCGGAACTGCGCGGGGAAATCTCCCCGGGGCATCACTGGTGA
- a CDS encoding DUF4159 domain-containing protein — protein sequence MFGMPLAFGAPAILGALLALPLIWWLLKLTPPRPKTEVFPPLKILAGVLKREETPSKSPWWLTLLRMLMAAIVIFALADPVLNPRNATLSGDGPLLLVVDNGWATVGDWDRRVETATALIGDAADRSLPVSIVFTAEANHDAIPGTAAVALEKLAAATPHPQRPDRARTIEALRTTFSSERPGTLAYVSDGIARDVEDPFLSDLASLSPAEFRVVEGDGAASVAITGANNGSDALTVTLSRLNASEPRSLIVDAQDRQGRVIASGQVDFAPGTTEASGEIAAPFELRNDFARLSIAGVASAGATHLLDDGFRRRKVALVSGDSGDGFQPLLSPLYYIERALGPYADVVKPGQTDLAVAIPEILNQNPSALVLADVGRLPADVYDPLQAWINRGGTLIRFAGPRLAAAPADDPLVPVILRQGERALGGALSWAEPQPLADFPTFGPFAGMPRPEGVLVKRQVLAEPTPDLAARTWASLADGTPLVTVEDNGAGRIVLFHVSAEATWSDLPISGTFVDMLRRIVQLTRVGAAEAQAGQATAPSLPPFRLLTERGALTAEAGTAKPLSLGPDRPEAATFDNPPGLYGTEDGFTALNLLPSDATLRPLPSPAGLTVARDPMAGTAATPLKPSLLTLAFLLLVIDSLIVLFMGGAFSRLPKRAPAAAASILALAVALAAATMPGQALAQSTDAKPGDEQILERLDNTHLAYVITGEAEVDRLSEQGLAGLTDFLTYRTTLEPAPPIGVDISKDELSFYPIIFWPISASAPMPSAAAISRIDAYMRAGGTVLFDTRDQGSTLGNEVGASPNGERLQAILANIDIPPLEPVPSDHVLTRAFYLLQGFPGRYSGSPLWVEARQEALSSNSGVASSGDGVSPIMITGNDLMGAWAIDANGASVLPVVPADEMQREMSFRSGVNIMMYMLTGNYKADQVHVPALLERLGQ from the coding sequence ATGTTCGGTATGCCACTCGCCTTCGGCGCTCCCGCCATTCTTGGTGCTTTGCTTGCACTGCCCCTGATCTGGTGGCTCCTGAAGCTCACCCCGCCGCGCCCGAAGACGGAAGTCTTCCCGCCGCTGAAAATCCTGGCTGGCGTCTTGAAGCGCGAGGAAACGCCCTCGAAAAGCCCCTGGTGGCTGACCCTTCTGCGCATGCTGATGGCCGCCATCGTCATCTTTGCGCTGGCCGACCCCGTGCTCAATCCGCGCAACGCCACCCTCTCCGGCGACGGTCCTCTGCTGCTCGTCGTCGACAACGGCTGGGCAACCGTCGGCGACTGGGATCGCCGCGTCGAGACCGCGACCGCCCTGATCGGCGATGCCGCTGACCGCAGCCTGCCCGTCTCGATCGTCTTCACGGCAGAGGCAAACCATGACGCGATCCCCGGCACCGCCGCCGTGGCGCTCGAAAAACTTGCCGCCGCCACACCCCATCCGCAGCGCCCCGATCGGGCAAGGACCATCGAAGCGCTCCGCACCACCTTCTCGTCGGAACGCCCCGGCACGCTCGCCTATGTCTCCGACGGCATCGCCCGCGACGTGGAAGATCCGTTCCTCTCGGATCTCGCCAGCCTCTCGCCCGCCGAATTTCGCGTCGTCGAGGGCGATGGTGCAGCAAGCGTCGCAATCACCGGCGCAAACAACGGCTCGGATGCGCTCACCGTCACGCTCTCGCGCCTCAACGCCTCGGAACCTCGCAGCCTGATCGTTGATGCTCAGGACCGCCAGGGTCGCGTCATCGCCTCCGGTCAGGTCGATTTCGCCCCCGGCACGACGGAAGCGTCCGGCGAGATCGCAGCGCCCTTCGAACTGCGCAATGATTTCGCCCGCCTCTCGATCGCAGGCGTCGCCTCGGCCGGCGCCACCCACCTGCTCGACGACGGCTTCCGCCGCCGCAAGGTCGCGCTTGTTTCCGGCGACAGCGGTGACGGCTTCCAGCCACTCCTCTCGCCGCTCTATTACATCGAACGCGCGCTTGGTCCCTATGCCGACGTGGTCAAGCCCGGCCAGACCGACCTTGCAGTCGCCATACCTGAAATCCTCAACCAGAACCCGTCTGCCCTCGTGCTGGCCGATGTCGGACGCCTGCCGGCCGATGTTTATGATCCGCTGCAGGCCTGGATCAACCGTGGTGGCACGCTGATCCGCTTTGCCGGCCCCCGCCTTGCCGCCGCCCCCGCAGACGACCCGCTCGTGCCGGTCATCCTGCGCCAGGGCGAACGCGCGCTCGGCGGCGCACTCTCCTGGGCCGAGCCGCAGCCGCTTGCCGACTTCCCGACCTTTGGCCCCTTTGCCGGCATGCCGCGCCCCGAGGGCGTCCTCGTCAAGCGACAGGTGCTCGCCGAACCGACACCGGATCTCGCCGCCCGCACCTGGGCAAGCCTTGCCGACGGCACGCCGCTCGTCACCGTCGAGGACAACGGCGCCGGCCGCATCGTGCTCTTCCACGTCAGCGCCGAGGCCACCTGGTCGGATCTGCCGATTTCCGGCACCTTTGTCGACATGCTCCGCCGTATCGTCCAGCTCACTCGTGTCGGCGCAGCTGAGGCTCAGGCCGGCCAGGCAACCGCCCCGTCGCTTCCGCCCTTCCGTCTTCTGACCGAACGCGGCGCGCTCACCGCCGAGGCGGGCACCGCAAAGCCCCTGTCGCTCGGCCCGGACCGTCCAGAAGCCGCGACCTTCGACAATCCGCCCGGCCTCTACGGCACGGAAGACGGCTTCACGGCACTCAACCTCCTGCCATCGGATGCCACACTGCGCCCGCTCCCCTCGCCGGCAGGCCTCACCGTCGCCCGCGACCCGATGGCCGGCACGGCCGCCACCCCGCTGAAGCCCTCCCTGCTGACGCTCGCCTTCCTGCTTCTCGTCATCGACAGCCTGATCGTCCTCTTCATGGGCGGAGCCTTCTCCCGCCTGCCGAAACGCGCACCGGCTGCTGCCGCCTCAATCCTGGCGCTTGCCGTCGCACTCGCTGCGGCAACAATGCCCGGTCAGGCGCTTGCCCAGTCGACTGATGCCAAGCCCGGCGACGAGCAGATCCTTGAGCGGCTCGACAACACCCACCTCGCCTATGTCATCACCGGCGAAGCCGAGGTTGATCGCCTTTCCGAGCAGGGTCTCGCCGGCCTCACCGACTTCCTGACCTACCGCACGACGCTAGAGCCCGCTCCGCCCATAGGTGTCGACATTTCGAAGGACGAGCTTTCCTTCTACCCGATCATCTTCTGGCCGATCTCGGCCTCCGCCCCTATGCCCTCTGCCGCTGCCATCAGCCGCATCGACGCCTATATGCGCGCCGGCGGCACCGTGCTCTTCGACACGCGTGACCAGGGCTCGACGCTCGGCAACGAGGTCGGGGCCTCTCCAAACGGCGAACGCCTGCAGGCGATCCTTGCCAATATCGACATCCCGCCGCTGGAGCCGGTTCCATCAGACCACGTGCTGACGCGCGCCTTCTATCTGCTGCAGGGCTTTCCCGGCCGCTACAGCGGCAGCCCGCTCTGGGTCGAGGCCCGCCAGGAAGCGCTCTCCAGCAACAGCGGCGTCGCCTCCTCCGGCGATGGCGTGAGCCCGATCATGATCACCGGCAACGATCTCATGGGCGCCTGGGCAATCGATGCCAATGGCGCAAGCGTGCTCCCTGTCGTCCCCGCCGATGAGATGCAGCGCGAAATGTCCTTCCGCTCCGGCGTCAACATCATGATGTATATGCTGACCGGCAACTACAAGGCAGACCAGGTCCACGTGCCTGCGCTGCTCGAACGACTGGGGCAGTGA
- a CDS encoding GNAT family N-acetyltransferase: MPPSLPPADTVPETARDAILASIKAHNETMLGPSDRRDLFIPIQADDGSVDGGLVGYTGRGWLYVELLSVPERLRGQGMAGRLLTLAEEEAKARGCIGAYIDTINPAACRAYERAGYHVFGRIEDFAKGYDICWLIKRF; the protein is encoded by the coding sequence ATGCCTCCATCACTCCCTCCCGCCGACACCGTCCCCGAAACCGCCCGCGACGCGATCCTCGCCAGCATCAAGGCCCACAACGAGACCATGCTCGGCCCATCCGATAGGCGCGATCTCTTCATTCCGATTCAGGCAGACGACGGCTCCGTCGACGGTGGCCTCGTCGGCTATACCGGTCGCGGTTGGCTTTATGTGGAATTGCTCTCGGTCCCTGAGCGCCTGCGCGGTCAGGGCATGGCCGGCAGATTGTTGACACTCGCCGAAGAAGAGGCGAAGGCGCGCGGTTGCATCGGCGCTTATATCGACACGATCAACCCGGCTGCCTGCCGTGCCTATGAACGTGCCGGCTACCACGTCTTCGGCCGCATCGAGGATTTTGCCAAGGGCTATGATATCTGCTGGCTGATCAAGCGCTTCTGA